In one window of Gemmatimonadota bacterium DNA:
- a CDS encoding glucose-6-phosphate isomerase (catalyzes the formation of D-fructose 6-phosphate from D-glucose 6-phosphate): protein MKLQYGRMLGDRLDGVHGLPRPRLLELTRRFGDVQAEVRRRRGQGEYGFYGLGSQDASVQQIRRFADGVGQAFDHVLVLGIGGSALGMKALLNALKRPAWNELDDEGREFFPRLTVLDNVDPTSVGEALRRIDPRRALVNVISKSGGTAETMAQYLVVRQWLEAALGPAAVRHLVFTTDPKRGALREIAARDGIAALEVPADVGGRFSVLSPVGLLPAALVGIDIEGLLAGARTALVKADADDLLRNPAALWAALHWAADTSLGARIHVLMPYTDRLREFAEWFRQLWAESLGKARDRRGQEVHTGPTPLGAVGPTDQHSQVQLFMEGPYDKVVTFMAVDRLGEDITIPAGKDLPADLAYLPGHTLAGLLQAEYQATSAALARMGRMSCALHLPELSAAALGEAIMFFQLATGYAGVWYGVDPFDQPGVELGKRLTFAAMGRPGFEAEPLGLPAGDEA from the coding sequence ATGAAGCTGCAATACGGACGGATGCTCGGCGACCGGCTGGACGGCGTGCACGGCCTCCCGCGCCCCCGGCTGCTGGAACTCACCCGCCGGTTCGGCGACGTGCAGGCGGAGGTGCGCCGGCGCCGCGGCCAGGGGGAATACGGCTTCTACGGGCTGGGCAGCCAGGACGCGTCGGTGCAGCAGATCCGGCGCTTTGCCGACGGGGTGGGGCAGGCGTTCGATCACGTCCTGGTGCTCGGCATCGGCGGCTCCGCGCTCGGGATGAAGGCGCTGCTCAACGCCCTCAAGCGCCCCGCCTGGAACGAGCTCGACGACGAGGGCCGGGAGTTCTTTCCCCGCCTGACGGTGCTCGACAACGTCGACCCCACCTCCGTCGGAGAGGCGCTCCGCCGGATCGATCCCCGCCGCGCACTCGTCAACGTCATCAGCAAGTCGGGCGGCACCGCCGAGACCATGGCCCAGTACCTGGTGGTGCGGCAGTGGCTGGAGGCGGCGCTGGGACCCGCCGCGGTGCGGCACCTGGTCTTCACCACCGACCCGAAACGGGGCGCCCTGCGGGAGATCGCCGCCCGGGACGGTATCGCCGCCCTGGAAGTCCCCGCCGACGTGGGCGGCCGCTTCAGCGTCCTCTCGCCCGTGGGCCTGCTGCCCGCGGCGCTGGTGGGCATCGACATCGAGGGGCTGCTCGCGGGGGCGCGCACCGCGCTCGTCAAGGCCGACGCGGACGACCTGCTGCGCAACCCGGCCGCCCTCTGGGCCGCGCTGCACTGGGCCGCCGACACCTCGCTCGGCGCCCGGATTCATGTCCTGATGCCCTACACCGACCGGTTGCGCGAGTTCGCCGAGTGGTTCCGGCAGTTGTGGGCCGAGAGCCTCGGCAAGGCGCGGGATCGCCGGGGCCAGGAGGTCCATACCGGCCCCACCCCGCTCGGGGCCGTCGGGCCCACCGACCAGCACAGCCAGGTCCAGCTGTTCATGGAAGGCCCCTACGACAAGGTCGTGACCTTCATGGCGGTGGACCGTCTCGGCGAGGACATCACCATCCCCGCCGGCAAGGACCTGCCCGCCGACCTGGCCTACCTCCCGGGGCATACGCTGGCCGGGCTCTTGCAGGCCGAGTACCAGGCCACCTCCGCGGCGCTGGCCCGCATGGGCCGGATGAGCTGCGCCCTGCACCTGCCGGAGCTTTCGGCGGCCGCGCTCGGCGAGGCCATCATGTTCTTCCAGCTGGCCACCGGGTACGCGGGGGTCTGGTACGGCGTGGACCCCTTCGACCAGCCGGGGGTGGAGCTGGGCAAGCGCCTGACCTTTGCCGCGATGGGCCGCCCCGGGTTCGAGGCCGAGCCTCTGGGCCTGCCCGCCGGCGATGAAGCATGA
- a CDS encoding NTP transferase domain-containing protein, with amino-acid sequence MTAPALVLLAAGLGSRYGGLKQLDPLGPGGATLMDYAVFDGWRAGFGAVVFVIRPEMAEAFEQQVGSRYRGRLPVRVAFQRAEALPPPFTVPAGRTRPWGTTQAVLAAREAVEGSFAVLNADDCYGRDAIAAAARFLAATPPDAPDHAVVGYRLDQTASPAGGVNRAVLRVSPEGLLQGITETRDLVAGPGGDFSGIGPGGHVQVAKDTPVSMNLWAFTGAIFPLLEAAFLRFLEAGPGTSGESYLPDAVQEGLDRGQARVRVLPTTSRWCGVTYAADREWVQRQLAAAVDRGDYPAALWP; translated from the coding sequence GTGACCGCCCCCGCGCTCGTCCTGCTCGCCGCCGGGCTGGGCAGCCGCTACGGGGGGCTCAAGCAGCTCGATCCCCTGGGCCCGGGCGGCGCCACCCTCATGGACTACGCCGTCTTTGATGGCTGGCGCGCCGGCTTCGGGGCGGTGGTGTTCGTGATCCGGCCCGAGATGGCGGAGGCCTTCGAGCAGCAGGTCGGGTCCCGCTATCGCGGGCGGCTCCCGGTGCGGGTGGCGTTCCAGCGGGCGGAAGCGCTGCCCCCGCCGTTCACGGTGCCGGCGGGCCGCACCCGGCCGTGGGGCACCACCCAGGCGGTGCTCGCGGCCCGGGAGGCCGTCGAGGGGAGCTTCGCCGTGCTCAACGCCGACGACTGCTATGGCCGCGACGCCATCGCCGCCGCGGCCCGCTTCCTCGCCGCCACGCCGCCGGACGCGCCCGACCACGCCGTCGTCGGATACCGGCTCGACCAGACGGCGAGCCCCGCGGGCGGCGTGAACCGCGCGGTGCTGCGGGTGTCCCCGGAGGGGCTGCTGCAGGGCATCACCGAGACGCGGGACCTGGTGGCCGGCCCGGGTGGCGACTTCAGCGGCATCGGACCGGGGGGCCATGTCCAGGTGGCGAAGGACACCCCGGTCTCGATGAACCTCTGGGCCTTCACCGGCGCCATCTTCCCGCTGCTCGAGGCGGCGTTCCTTCGGTTCCTCGAGGCCGGCCCCGGCACGAGCGGGGAGAGCTACCTCCCCGACGCGGTGCAGGAGGGCCTCGACCGCGGCCAGGCGCGCGTCCGGGTGCTGCCCACCACCAGCCGCTGGTGCGGCGTGACCTACGCCGCCGACCGCGAGTGGGTCCAGCGCCAGCTGGCCGCAGCGGTGGACCGCGGCGACTATCCCGCCGCGCTGTGGCCCTGA
- the pyk gene encoding pyruvate kinase yields the protein MRRTKIVATLGPAWARPDQMHALFDAGVNIVRVNASHGTPEIRREWITTVQRVRTERKESIGLLLDLQGPRIRVGVLPQPVMLVKGAQVVFAPESVVTAGEIPTTYDAIARDVHPGARILLNDGLLSVRVNDIQGDRVLTTVEYGGELKSNKGMNLPGIEVSAPALTEKDREDVVDAVALGVDYVALSFVRKAADLDLLRRLVPKGIKLVAKIEKDTALRDLCGILEASDAIMVARGDLGVELPFEEVPLVQKRIIREANLHGKPVITATQMLESMVHAPVPTRAEASDVANAILDGTDAVMLSAETAVGEYPLEAVRAMDRIAREMESHRQGRSPAFDAAVGRRAGESDDKRHPRPGASTIPARTEDAIGVAVCAASELLHVPLILCFTSSGFTARKVATYRPTVPIVAATPEAETYRHLAMVWGVLPIQTAHSSDYDTLLSQARTQILDRGLARPGERVVVTAGVPFDVPGTTNLLKIEAL from the coding sequence ATCCGCCGCACCAAGATCGTGGCCACCCTCGGGCCGGCCTGGGCCCGGCCCGATCAGATGCATGCCCTCTTCGACGCGGGCGTGAACATCGTGCGGGTCAACGCGTCGCACGGCACCCCCGAGATCCGGCGGGAGTGGATCACCACGGTGCAGCGGGTGCGCACGGAGCGGAAGGAGTCGATCGGCCTGTTGCTCGACCTGCAGGGTCCCCGCATCCGGGTGGGCGTGCTGCCGCAGCCGGTGATGCTGGTGAAGGGGGCGCAGGTGGTGTTCGCGCCGGAATCGGTGGTCACCGCGGGCGAGATCCCCACGACCTATGACGCGATCGCCCGCGACGTGCATCCCGGCGCCCGGATCCTGCTCAATGACGGGCTGCTCTCGGTGCGGGTCAACGACATCCAGGGCGACCGCGTGCTCACCACCGTGGAGTATGGCGGCGAGCTCAAGTCCAACAAGGGCATGAACCTCCCCGGCATCGAGGTGAGCGCGCCGGCGCTGACCGAGAAGGACCGCGAGGACGTGGTCGACGCGGTGGCGCTGGGCGTGGACTACGTCGCGCTCTCGTTCGTGCGGAAGGCCGCCGACCTCGACCTGCTGCGGCGGCTGGTCCCCAAGGGCATCAAGCTGGTGGCCAAGATCGAGAAGGACACGGCGCTCCGCGACCTCTGCGGCATCCTCGAGGCCTCGGACGCGATCATGGTGGCCCGCGGCGACCTGGGGGTGGAGCTGCCGTTCGAGGAGGTCCCGCTGGTGCAGAAGCGGATCATCCGCGAGGCCAACCTCCACGGCAAGCCGGTGATCACCGCCACCCAGATGCTCGAGTCCATGGTGCACGCCCCGGTGCCGACCCGCGCCGAGGCCTCGGACGTGGCCAACGCCATCCTCGACGGCACCGACGCGGTGATGCTCTCCGCCGAGACCGCAGTGGGCGAATACCCGCTGGAGGCGGTCCGGGCGATGGACCGGATCGCGCGCGAGATGGAATCGCACCGGCAGGGCCGCAGTCCCGCCTTCGACGCGGCCGTCGGCCGCCGTGCCGGGGAGTCGGACGACAAGCGGCACCCGCGCCCCGGCGCCAGCACGATCCCGGCCCGCACCGAGGACGCCATCGGCGTCGCGGTCTGCGCCGCCTCGGAGCTGCTGCATGTGCCGCTGATCCTCTGCTTCACCAGCAGCGGCTTCACCGCCCGGAAGGTGGCCACCTACCGACCCACCGTGCCCATCGTGGCGGCCACGCCCGAGGCGGAGACCTATCGCCACCTGGCAATGGTGTGGGGCGTGCTCCCGATCCAGACGGCGCACTCGAGCGACTACGACACGCTGCTCTCCCAGGCGCGGACCCAGATCCTCGACCGGGGGCTGGCCCGGCCGGGCGAGCGGGTGGTGGTGACCGCCGGGGTGCCCTTCGACGTGCCCGGCACGACCAACCTCCTCAAGATCGAAGCGCTCTGA
- a CDS encoding amidohydrolase, which produces MDIPLAVPASGLLRGGRVLSLIPGVEGDAIWWQDGVIRAVGAARELERRVPSRVARFDLPRTLITPGFVDGHTHFAMWAQNRRRVHLAGAARRSEALRRVAGGVPEQGWLRGHGWDANRWEDAPDRRSLDAVTSVPAFLESIDIHAAWVNSAALAMAGIGRDTPDPAGGRIVRDPGGEPTGVLLERAVDLVRRVLPDPDPSAILTGLREAQQAAHRLGLTGIHDVEGPDALRGFRALEAAGELRLRVLFHPPVAQLGDLLAAGVRSGLGTPWLRLGGVKLFLDGSLGSRTAWMLEPYEGTAELGVPLAEAGNARRVVRVAAEAGISLAVHAIGDAAVRQALDLLEPLPGTALPHRIEHFQCVHPDDLGRAAARGIVLSMQPAHLPADVGLAEERWGGRGRGAYAFQGLRRAGAILAFGSDVPVATPDPRHGIVAAMARVAADGSFGEGWYPEERLTFEESVRAYTVGNAIAGGVADHSGQLAPGFDADLVVWGMDAGAERGDWLAVREAEVRLTVVGGEVVYRR; this is translated from the coding sequence GTGGATATTCCCCTCGCCGTCCCCGCCAGTGGCCTGCTCCGCGGAGGCCGGGTCCTGTCCCTGATTCCCGGGGTGGAGGGAGACGCCATCTGGTGGCAGGATGGGGTCATCCGGGCGGTCGGGGCGGCGCGGGAGCTGGAGCGGCGGGTCCCCTCGCGGGTGGCGCGCTTCGACCTCCCCCGGACCCTGATCACCCCCGGCTTTGTGGACGGCCACACCCACTTTGCCATGTGGGCCCAGAACCGGCGGCGGGTGCACCTGGCCGGTGCCGCCCGCCGGTCCGAGGCCCTGCGCCGGGTGGCCGGCGGGGTGCCGGAGCAGGGCTGGTTGCGGGGGCATGGCTGGGATGCCAACCGGTGGGAGGACGCCCCCGACCGCCGCTCGCTGGACGCCGTGACCTCGGTGCCAGCGTTCCTCGAGTCCATTGATATCCACGCCGCCTGGGTCAACTCCGCCGCACTCGCAATGGCCGGTATCGGACGTGACACCCCCGACCCGGCCGGCGGGCGGATCGTGCGGGACCCCGGCGGCGAGCCGACCGGGGTCCTGCTGGAGCGCGCGGTGGACCTGGTCCGCCGGGTGCTGCCCGACCCGGATCCCTCCGCCATCCTGACCGGGCTCCGGGAGGCCCAGCAGGCCGCCCACCGCCTCGGGCTGACCGGCATCCACGACGTGGAGGGGCCGGACGCGCTTCGGGGGTTTCGTGCCCTCGAGGCGGCCGGGGAGCTCCGCCTGCGGGTCCTCTTCCACCCGCCGGTCGCCCAGCTCGGCGACCTCCTGGCCGCCGGCGTCCGCAGCGGGCTCGGGACCCCGTGGCTCCGGCTGGGCGGGGTGAAGCTGTTCCTGGATGGCAGCCTGGGCAGCCGCACCGCCTGGATGCTGGAGCCCTATGAGGGGACTGCGGAGCTCGGGGTGCCCCTGGCCGAGGCCGGCAATGCCCGTCGCGTGGTCCGGGTGGCGGCGGAGGCAGGCATCAGCCTGGCCGTCCACGCCATCGGCGATGCCGCCGTGCGCCAGGCCCTCGACCTGCTCGAGCCGCTGCCGGGGACCGCGCTGCCGCACCGGATCGAGCACTTCCAGTGCGTGCACCCCGATGACCTGGGCCGCGCCGCGGCCCGCGGCATCGTGCTCTCCATGCAGCCGGCCCACCTGCCGGCCGACGTCGGGCTCGCGGAGGAGCGCTGGGGCGGCCGCGGCCGCGGGGCCTACGCCTTCCAGGGTCTGCGCCGGGCTGGCGCGATCCTCGCCTTCGGCAGCGACGTGCCGGTGGCGACCCCCGACCCGCGCCACGGGATTGTCGCGGCGATGGCGCGGGTGGCGGCGGATGGCAGCTTCGGGGAAGGGTGGTACCCGGAGGAGCGTCTCACCTTTGAGGAGTCGGTGCGCGCCTATACGGTGGGCAACGCGATCGCCGGCGGGGTGGCCGATCACAGCGGTCAGCTCGCGCCCGGCTTCGACGCCGACCTGGTGGTCTGGGGGATGGACGCGGGCGCGGAACGGGGGGACTGGCTGGCCGTGCGCGAGGCGGAGGTCCGGCTGACGGTGGTCGGGGGGGAGGTCGTGTACCGGCGCTGA
- a CDS encoding PPC domain-containing protein → MRSTRSAARVLTLAGLLAGTALLLPAGLRAQALLRPGTEARGELKSGDLRLDDNTYADLWRFSGTSGQRVRITMRSDAFDAYLSMGWIDDSGEFHLVESDDDGAGGTNPQVTAVLPRSGEFVARANTLSEGETGAYTLLLETDVTGDAPVAAGGGGADRPRVVGAITVGTPVSGELKQGDEVLDDDSFADSYSLRGRSGQTLAITLTSADFDAYLAVGRLVDGAYVSLESDDDGAGGTNSKVDVTLPAEGDYIVRANTLFKNKTGSYTLLVTAGGDALPVEAPVSTGGNPLVSSVPGAHMPVVLGQELRGTLGAGDEKISDGSYADIWVYQGRAGETLTMIQRSTTIDAYLTFGPVTDGRWSWEKSDNDGAGGDDAKLVVTLARDGEYWVRPNALFSGEGAYTLMVTSDRAGPAAAPAAAQPAPPSQPVPAAGPLQSGLNLSKAIKGQPAGAARREVKELKKGEETRGRLTEDDEDSGDGTYVDTWYFEGRKGQVAIITMKSEDFRPYVLLGRAPSGDATFSSIESEGAPVGEPAKITLELPANGRYWIRANTFDKLTGRYTLKLRIR, encoded by the coding sequence ATGCGAAGCACCCGTTCTGCCGCCCGTGTCCTGACCCTCGCCGGCCTGCTGGCGGGTACCGCGCTCCTGCTCCCCGCCGGCCTGCGGGCCCAGGCCCTGCTGCGCCCGGGCACCGAGGCGCGCGGTGAGCTCAAGTCGGGCGACCTGCGCCTCGACGACAACACCTACGCCGACCTCTGGCGCTTCAGCGGGACCAGCGGGCAGCGGGTGCGGATCACCATGCGCTCCGACGCCTTCGATGCCTACCTGAGCATGGGCTGGATCGATGACAGCGGGGAGTTCCACCTGGTCGAGTCGGACGACGACGGCGCCGGCGGCACCAATCCCCAGGTCACCGCCGTCCTGCCGCGGAGCGGCGAGTTCGTGGCCCGCGCCAACACGCTGAGCGAGGGCGAGACCGGCGCCTACACCCTGCTCCTCGAGACCGATGTCACGGGCGATGCCCCGGTGGCGGCCGGTGGCGGAGGGGCCGACCGGCCCCGCGTGGTCGGCGCCATCACCGTCGGGACCCCGGTGTCCGGCGAGCTCAAGCAGGGCGACGAGGTGCTCGACGACGACAGCTTCGCCGACAGCTACAGCCTGCGCGGACGCAGCGGCCAGACCCTGGCCATCACGCTGACCTCCGCCGACTTCGACGCCTACCTGGCCGTCGGCCGCCTGGTGGATGGCGCCTATGTCAGCCTCGAGAGCGATGACGACGGGGCCGGCGGCACCAACTCCAAAGTCGACGTCACCCTGCCGGCCGAGGGCGACTATATCGTCCGGGCCAACACGCTCTTCAAGAACAAGACCGGCAGCTACACCCTGCTGGTCACGGCGGGCGGCGACGCCCTGCCGGTCGAGGCGCCGGTCAGCACCGGCGGCAACCCGCTGGTCTCGAGCGTCCCGGGCGCGCACATGCCCGTGGTGCTGGGCCAGGAGCTGCGCGGCACCCTCGGCGCCGGTGACGAGAAGATCTCCGATGGCAGCTACGCGGACATCTGGGTGTACCAGGGCCGCGCTGGAGAGACCCTCACCATGATCCAGCGGTCCACCACGATCGACGCGTACCTGACGTTCGGCCCGGTGACTGACGGGCGGTGGAGCTGGGAGAAGAGCGACAACGACGGCGCCGGGGGCGATGACGCCAAGCTGGTCGTGACCCTCGCCCGCGACGGCGAGTACTGGGTCCGTCCCAACGCCCTGTTCTCGGGCGAGGGGGCCTACACCCTGATGGTCACCAGTGACCGCGCCGGGCCGGCCGCCGCGCCCGCCGCCGCCCAGCCCGCGCCGCCGTCGCAGCCGGTGCCGGCCGCGGGGCCGCTGCAGTCGGGGCTCAATCTCAGCAAGGCCATCAAGGGCCAGCCGGCGGGCGCCGCCCGGCGCGAGGTGAAGGAGCTCAAGAAGGGCGAGGAGACGCGCGGCCGCCTCACCGAGGACGATGAGGACAGCGGCGACGGCACCTACGTGGACACCTGGTACTTCGAGGGACGGAAGGGGCAGGTGGCCATCATCACCATGAAGTCAGAGGACTTCCGGCCCTACGTGCTGCTGGGGCGCGCCCCCTCCGGCGACGCCACCTTCAGCTCGATCGAGAGCGAGGGGGCGCCGGTGGGCGAGCCGGCGAAGATCACCCTGGAGCTGCCGGCCAACGGCCGGTACTGGATCCGGGCCAATACCTTCGACAAGCTCACCGGCCGCTACACGCTCAAGCTCAGGATCCGCTAG
- a CDS encoding YihY/virulence factor BrkB family protein encodes MHQADRHNILFLASALTFDALLAAIPLLLLLLVALTHVAHLSPRSSAQDLHQLFQRVVPPAASAGGTGPFAAVEQFLLGFTRARLTISLYAVPLFLWFATRLFASVRTALTLVYDVPRRPTGQHFVLGFLAGKLRDAVMVLFTLALLVGNATLTTGLRVLNTRGQDLIARWPGLGLLVGSIGRSVSEVVAFVFSAALFYVVYRHASPRRLPRRAALAGSLFTALLFEVAKRFYGWYLHNLAVADRFSADANLGAVILFILWLYYTGVVFLLGAVVAETFDLLGRQRASHARPVVAGGG; translated from the coding sequence GTGCACCAGGCGGACCGCCACAACATCCTGTTCCTCGCGAGCGCGCTGACCTTCGACGCGCTGCTCGCGGCGATCCCGCTGCTGCTGCTCCTGCTGGTGGCGCTCACCCACGTGGCCCACCTCTCGCCCCGCTCCAGCGCGCAGGATCTCCACCAGCTGTTCCAGCGCGTGGTGCCGCCGGCGGCGAGCGCGGGGGGCACGGGGCCGTTTGCGGCGGTGGAGCAGTTCCTGCTCGGCTTCACCCGGGCCCGCCTGACCATCTCGCTGTACGCGGTGCCGCTCTTCCTCTGGTTCGCCACCCGCCTCTTTGCCTCGGTCCGCACCGCGCTCACCCTCGTCTACGATGTGCCGCGCCGGCCGACGGGCCAGCACTTCGTGCTGGGCTTCCTCGCGGGCAAGCTGCGCGATGCCGTGATGGTGCTCTTCACCCTGGCGCTGCTGGTGGGGAACGCGACGCTCACCACCGGGCTCCGGGTGCTCAACACCCGTGGGCAGGACCTGATCGCCCGCTGGCCGGGGCTCGGCCTCCTGGTCGGGTCCATCGGCCGGAGCGTCAGTGAGGTGGTGGCGTTCGTCTTCTCCGCCGCGCTCTTCTACGTGGTCTACCGGCACGCCTCGCCCCGCCGCCTGCCGCGGCGCGCGGCGCTGGCCGGGTCGCTGTTCACGGCGCTGCTGTTCGAGGTGGCCAAGCGGTTCTACGGCTGGTACCTGCACAACCTGGCGGTGGCCGACCGCTTCTCCGCCGACGCCAACCTCGGCGCGGTGATCCTCTTCATCCTCTGGCTCTATTACACCGGCGTGGTGTTCCTGCTGGGCGCCGTGGTCGCGGAGACCTTTGACCTGCTGGGCCGCCAGCGCGCCAGCCATGCCCGGCCCGTCGTGGCCGGTGGTGGCTGA
- a CDS encoding class II fructose-bisphosphate aldolase has translation MADHRADLIALYGGAVARAGEGVTVRTPAALASETTDRVVWEAVFGAPAVRDAARWLLWELGQAVGARPASIAAVYFARGRGECRGFTVPAINIRMLAYDSARAVFRAARARNAGAILLEIARSEIAYTEQRPAEYVAVMIGAALREGHYLPIFIQGDHCQVNARKYQADPKAEVEEVKRLIQEEVGAGFYNIDVDTSTLVDLSKETLLEQQRLNFEHAAEITAFIREIEPAGFSVSVGAEIGEVGHKNSTVEELRAFMDGYIPSLRRVGDLEGISKISVQTGTSHGGVVLPDGSIAKVKLDLDALAALSTAAREEYGMAGAVQHGASTLPPDAFGNFARLETAEIHLATNFQSLVFDHPALPAELRQRMYAWLDANAQSEKKAGDTPEQFYYKARKKAIGPFKREVWGLPAAARAAIGADLEKTFGFLFDQLQVAGTADLVQRLVRAPYQSHASLERALVTAEDDAEAGE, from the coding sequence ATGGCCGATCACCGCGCCGATCTCATTGCCCTGTACGGTGGCGCCGTCGCGCGCGCCGGTGAAGGGGTCACGGTCCGCACTCCCGCGGCGCTCGCGTCCGAGACCACCGATCGGGTGGTCTGGGAGGCGGTGTTCGGGGCGCCGGCCGTCCGGGATGCCGCGCGCTGGCTGCTGTGGGAACTCGGCCAGGCGGTCGGGGCCCGCCCCGCGTCGATCGCGGCGGTGTACTTCGCCCGGGGGCGCGGGGAGTGCCGTGGGTTCACGGTGCCCGCCATCAACATCCGGATGCTGGCCTACGACTCGGCCCGGGCGGTGTTCCGCGCCGCCAGGGCCCGCAACGCCGGCGCCATCCTGCTCGAGATCGCCCGCTCGGAGATTGCCTACACCGAGCAGCGCCCGGCGGAGTACGTGGCGGTGATGATCGGCGCGGCGCTCCGCGAGGGCCACTACCTCCCGATCTTCATCCAGGGTGACCACTGCCAGGTGAACGCCAGGAAGTACCAGGCGGACCCGAAGGCGGAGGTGGAGGAGGTCAAGCGCCTGATCCAGGAGGAGGTGGGCGCCGGGTTCTACAACATCGACGTCGACACCTCGACGCTGGTGGACCTCTCGAAGGAGACCCTGCTCGAGCAGCAGCGGCTCAACTTCGAGCACGCGGCGGAGATCACCGCGTTCATCCGCGAGATCGAGCCGGCGGGCTTCTCCGTCTCGGTGGGCGCCGAGATCGGCGAGGTGGGCCACAAGAACAGCACGGTGGAGGAACTGCGCGCGTTCATGGACGGGTACATCCCCTCGCTGCGGCGGGTGGGCGACCTGGAGGGGATCTCCAAGATCTCGGTGCAGACGGGGACCAGCCACGGCGGCGTGGTGCTGCCGGACGGCTCGATCGCCAAGGTGAAGCTCGACCTCGACGCGCTGGCCGCGCTGTCCACGGCGGCGCGCGAGGAGTACGGGATGGCCGGCGCCGTGCAGCACGGCGCGAGCACCCTGCCGCCGGACGCCTTCGGCAACTTTGCCCGGCTGGAGACCGCGGAGATCCACCTCGCCACCAATTTCCAGTCGCTGGTCTTCGACCACCCGGCGCTGCCGGCGGAGCTGCGCCAGCGGATGTACGCCTGGCTCGACGCCAACGCGCAGAGCGAGAAGAAGGCCGGCGACACGCCGGAGCAGTTCTACTACAAGGCGCGCAAGAAGGCGATCGGGCCGTTCAAGCGTGAGGTCTGGGGGCTGCCGGCCGCGGCGCGCGCCGCGATCGGCGCGGACCTCGAGAAGACCTTCGGCTTCCTCTTCGACCAGCTCCAGGTGGCCGGCACCGCCGACCTGGTGCAGCGCCTGGTGCGGGCGCCGTACCAGTCGCACGCGTCGCTGGAGCGGGCGCTGGTGACGGCCGAAGACGATGCCGAGGCCGGGGAGTGA
- a CDS encoding YtxH domain-containing protein, with protein MSRDDERDVVYVERDGGSLKPILFGALLGLAAGLLFAPQSGAETRRALKRRLRKARALAEEKIGELSEKVSDEWARPSPAPTATERRDEVRSELERRLAEARARRRAPEPADEDEEPVA; from the coding sequence ATGAGCCGGGATGACGAGCGGGACGTGGTGTACGTGGAGCGGGACGGCGGGTCGCTCAAGCCGATCCTCTTCGGGGCGCTGCTGGGCCTCGCGGCGGGACTGCTCTTTGCGCCGCAGAGCGGGGCGGAGACGCGGCGGGCGCTCAAGCGGCGGTTGCGCAAGGCGCGGGCGCTGGCCGAGGAGAAGATCGGCGAGCTCTCGGAGAAGGTGAGCGACGAGTGGGCGCGTCCGTCGCCGGCGCCGACCGCGACGGAGCGGCGTGACGAGGTGCGCAGCGAGCTGGAGCGCCGGCTGGCGGAGGCCCGCGCCCGGCGCCGCGCGCCCGAACCGGCCGACGAGGACGAGGAGCCGGTCGCCTGA
- a CDS encoding MBL fold metallo-hydrolase: protein MRLTFLGTGTSFGVPQIGCRCAVCTSSDPRDRRSRSGALVEAGGRTLLIDTAPELRLQLLAAGVERVDAVLYTHEHADHLNGIDDLRIFSVRSRTPLTCYGPAETLARVREGFRYIFDQDVHAFEGTSKPLLELAALEPGVPVEIAGIPVLPLAFEHGYLRVFGYRFGPVAYITDVKAIPPAAYGALAGLKVLVLNSLWWRPHPTHLSIGEAIETARALGAERTYLTHLTHETGHAELERQLPPGVFPAHDGLSIEVTA, encoded by the coding sequence GTGCGGCTCACCTTCCTCGGCACCGGCACCTCGTTCGGGGTCCCGCAGATCGGCTGCCGCTGCGCCGTCTGCACCTCGTCCGACCCGCGCGACCGCCGGTCACGCTCCGGGGCCCTGGTCGAGGCGGGGGGGCGCACGCTGCTGATCGACACCGCGCCGGAGCTGCGCCTGCAGCTCCTGGCCGCGGGGGTGGAGCGGGTCGACGCGGTGCTCTACACCCACGAGCACGCCGATCACCTCAACGGCATCGACGACCTGCGGATCTTCTCGGTGCGCTCCCGCACGCCGCTCACCTGCTACGGACCGGCCGAGACGCTGGCCCGGGTGCGCGAGGGGTTCCGCTACATCTTCGACCAGGACGTGCACGCCTTCGAGGGCACCTCCAAGCCGCTGCTCGAGCTGGCCGCGCTCGAGCCGGGGGTCCCGGTGGAGATCGCGGGCATCCCGGTGCTGCCGCTGGCGTTCGAGCATGGCTACCTGCGGGTGTTCGGCTACCGCTTCGGGCCGGTTGCCTACATCACCGACGTGAAGGCCATCCCGCCGGCGGCCTACGGCGCGCTGGCCGGCCTCAAGGTGCTGGTGCTCAACTCGCTGTGGTGGCGGCCGCACCCGACCCACCTCTCGATCGGCGAGGCCATCGAGACCGCCCGCGCCCTGGGCGCGGAGCGGACCTACCTGACGCACCTCACCCATGAGACGGGGCACGCCGAGCTGGAGCGGCAGCTGCCCCCGGGCGTGTTTCCCGCCCACGACGGACTTTCGATCGAGGTCACGGCATGA